Below is a genomic region from Botrytis cinerea B05.10 chromosome 2, complete sequence.
AAAactcaattataataatatatgtaCATACCAACCCTAGTCATCAGGATATTCGTCCTTGAAATTCGCAATGAACTGGCAATTTTCCTGATCATATCGCTTGAAGTATTGTCCAGCCACGATCATCAACGATGACAAGTCCGGCTGAGTAACAATCTCTATGTTATCCTCAGCCACGTAACGTAAGCTAGCATCTTCTACGCTGTTGAATTTGTAAGCCCTTCTACTCTTCGCAGCACAACCTAGGGCTACTTACAGTACATGATAAAAGCTTTGGTTCCTACCTCCTGGGTAAGAATCGATCTGGTGCTGCGCTATCCAGTTGGAGCCCATGTGACATCCAACATCCCAGCCAATTATCGCCCCGGTATAACCATATCTTTGGTGACGAAACACCTGCCCAATCTTGAATTTTACCCGATCCGTCCCATTGAATTTGTTGCGAGTCCGTACTTGCCTCGGAGTCGAGTCTACTGTGCGAATTACTCTCAGTTCCTCAACTAGTTCGGAGTACTCGTTACTTGAACTATTGTATGATGAAAGTATGTATTCTTCGATAAGGCCGACGTCCTCCGGGAAGGACTTCTCGAATTTAGCCATCAGCATGGGTACTAGTTGATGCTGGTTATGACCAGGAGGTGTTGGGGTTGGGTTTAAAAGAAAGCTTGCCCAGGTGACTGAGTATATTGCATGATCCATTTCCAATAATGGCACACTTTGTAATCTAGTAGTCACGAGGGATGGGTCTTGTGCGGGACGACTTCGTATGTAGGGGAACTCTCGAATGGTTGTAACTATATTTCTAGTCGTACGGAGCACAATATTGTTGGTAGCAGAAGAATCCGCGACGAATTCGGAGAATGATACTCCTCGGACACCCCAAGCCGTCCACAATCGCTGAAGGTTTTCCAAAGGGATTTCTGATGCTGATCGAAATGGGTCTAAATACATGGGTTCCACGGCGCTATCCTTCTGTTTAAGCGGCTTGCCATCGAGGTCTATAGAAGGCTTTGGGAGAACCATAGCATATACATGACTCGGCATACCACAGACCCTAGCATCAAGTCCAGTTCTTCGAGCTACCGCACAAAATATTGCGACAGAGACTAGTGGCAACGAAGAATGCTCTGGCTCCAGCAATGCTAGACTAATATAGTTATTTTGTAAATTGCGATAGTTGAGTTCATTATCGAGACCTAAAAGATTACGTTCGCGCAGAAACGTAACAACTGCGAGGGCTTGTTGTCGAGTAGACATATAATCGAATTTTGGGTAGTCAGTTCGAACACGAGTGGCAAGATCGTCAAGTATATCGGAAACCTATGCCAATTTATTAGCTGAAATTCTCACGTATACAGCGATATGGTAGGAAAGACATACCTCCTGAAAATCTCCAATGTTATCGTGTAGAACGAACATATCGTAAGCTCCCAATGCTGCTTCCAGGGATACCTCCTCGCCCCTAGCGAGCTTCGACCATACAGCGAGAGCTTTTGAGCGATGGATAAAGTCAAGTACTGCACAAGCATAGTAtctatatatgtgtatattagaaaagaaactATCTGCGGATTGAATAGCTTACTTTCTAGCAAGATAATCATCGCCACGCATGCGACTGTGTCGCAAAAGCGCATCTTTTGCATCATATCCAAAACgtccaatttcttcaaaattcacaatGCGATTAGCTCGACTCTCGAGAAGACGATTCAAAGCGTTTGTCGTTCTTGTATCAACGTTTTCCCGGTGGATATATAAGCTTTTCCAATTCACATCTCCTACAACGCCCGCAAACTTTTGAAGGACGGCATGTCTCGCATCCCAGTACTCGAAGTGTACGCGACAGTGGTATCGCCAAAGTAATGGTTCATTTCCCAAGCGGTTGAATCGCTTTGATGCAAGTTGAATATTCGAGAGAGTATCGTGCGGAGAACTGAAGTAGAGTATTTGTTGCACAATCTCATCGGGAAGAATGTCAAAAGTAAAACCTCGGCTTCCAGAATCGTTAGGAGTCATCGCAAAAAAACGAAATGCCAGTTTTGGCAGTTGTCGTTGTGCTCTGGAATTCACCTCTCGACGCCGACTGATGCGTCACTTCGAACAAAATGGATTAATCGTGTTTTTGAAGTCGGGAGTTGTGAAACTTGAGAATGCTTAGTACCGGCGCGGAGTCGTTCAAATAGTTCAGATAGTTCAGACGGCAAGTTACTAAAGGATGAGTATTTCCCTCTTCACTACCTAGTAGGTAAAGAAAGGTATGACGGAGATCGAAACAAACATCATTTTGTACAACCCTATCCAAGCCAAATAAATCCGGCCATACTGGTAGAAAATCACTGGAATAATGATGAGAgttcaaacaattgaatcgGTCGTCCATAAGGGTttgttttgaagaattcACAGCACAGTATTGTATGAGGATATCGAGAATTCCATTTTATTGTTGTGGTATCGCCTATCAAAAGTACCTTGGCTGAAGTAAGTACATCATACCAGCTCCACCCGCACAATGCCGCATACTGTCTCAATACAAAACGACAATACCTACCCCGCTTCAAAGCACAATAGAAGACCCCTCCCTTCTTCACAACGATATGCTGTGATGTTCAGTAGATAGGTATAATTAATTACAGCTGCAACGGCAACGACAACTGCCATCGCACTCTTCTTAATATGTGTATTGGGAAATGGGATGAAATGATCGTGCTGCTGTATCATGTCTTTATCTAATAAAACTTCCCGGTCGATAATTTCCCTTGCCATCGCCTTTGAACGCCGTAAAGTGGCGTCGGGGCCATTCCGACTCCCGCTGAAGATGATAAATGCTAAAAGTACTTTCCAACGGTTCCTTTACATGACAGTGCAATATCTTTGTAAAGGAGTTTGTTCCGAAGGATGGGTATAGTAAATGCCGAACCTCTCCCTGCCATCTATCGTTTCATGCTCAATCTGTTTTTCCTTCGTTTCTTTGGGAAAATTCCTTAGGAGAAATTTGGAGAGTTTTTCGTCGATGTTATCTATAAGCATCAGTTGAGGACTCTTTCACTTTGTTCGGATCTGTGTGTTGGAAACTACCTTGATCAGCCTTTAGAATCACTTCGTCTCGGCATAAGGGGCAGGCGTTGGTCCCACGCCGCTGCATGAATACCGTGCATCGAACGCATAGAACATGATTGCATTCCATTCTTATTGGTCGCCATACTATGGCCAGACAGACAGGGCAAGTATAATCACTTAACTGAGGTACTATCTGAACAAGATCCTGTGTCACCTGTGCGCATACAGATCTAGCCATCGCTTCCGTCATGATAACATCGGACTGAATAAGTCTGGGGAATGTTTGCCTAGCACCAAGTGTTGTCCTTTTATCGAATTCTAATTACATTAGCTGTGATTTTAGGGGACAAAGGGTACATCATTATGGTGCCCAGAGCTTAACCATGAGAACTTAAACAAGTATAGAACctacttttcaatatcttagCAATAGCTTTCTGATTGATCTCCTGAAATTGGAGATTCCGGAGTAGCGTGACATTAATGCTGATGAACTGATTCACTATCAAGGTCAGCATCTTTATTCGGGAAAGACTAGAATGCATTATACGTACATGCTTTACGGCTAGGGGAGAGTTTGAATGTATCCACGATACCTCTCTTGACTACTTCACTCTGGAACCATCTACGAAGAGTATCATTAGCCAGGTTCTCGCGTACCTATCGACTTTGCCTACTTACTGTAAACGCTTTAATGCAGCTACGCTATCACGCTTACCGTGATCCTTTTCAAGATCCGAAAAGAATATTCCAGCCTGTACGTAAACATCAAACAACTCTCTCCACCGATACTGGTCGGTCTTTTTGAACCTTGAAGGCTCACTGAGCTTGACGAGCTCTTTTGAAAGATCGCCAACCTCAGCGACGAGAGCTCTTCGTTCCTCGTCTTGGAGTGCATCAAGATTTTCAACATCTCCCTGAAGAAGACCGAAGAATTCTGCATCGAAAGTCAGAGGAACTTCGACTTCTCGAACAAGAGGTCGTTCTGCCTCAATCTCTGACGATGGATCTCTACACGACATGTCAACAACTGACATAAACATGCCCTAGGAACCTAAGAATACACTCACACAGTAAGAATTTGGTCACCTTCGTCACCAGCGGGATCGGATAGCGACACATCTGAAAGATCCTGATGGTGATTCACCAGATCCTCTAGATATCTTCTCGTGTCAGCTGACAGCCTGGCATCAACGGTGACTCCTTGTTCAAGCCGTAAGATGAGGGTGGGCCGGAATTTTGACCCTTCTTCAATTAGTTTCTATGCGCAGATGAACATAAACGTAGAAGGTTGGTCGTACCCTTGAAATCATACAGGTAAGCAGGACCAGTACTGGAAATCTCTCTCAACTTTGCAAGCGCAGCAGGATCCAGACCACACTGTGCTAACTCAGTCGCAATCTGGTTACTTTAGCTTTTGTTCATCGGTGCCAAATTCCGACCGACCTTTTTAAGAGATTTCTTGAGCAGACCATAGGGAATGGCAGAATCTACCCAGCGTGGCGGAAAGCCTTCTCTGGCAAGAgcatctttgaattctttggCAAATTTCATAATAAAGGGAAGCAGTACAATAAAACGTGATTAGTTGATTAATATTGGAAACCTGTCGCTCTGTCTGCTATAAGGCTAATGGGAAGAAAGATTTATGTGGCATTGTTTGAACAGAGCAAAAGGGGTGGATGTTATGGCGATGAGAAGATTTACAGTTTTTCGCGCAGGGTAAGGACTATCTTGACTGTTAGTTAGGATTGTTGAGGATGCAGATAGCGAATAGGTATAGAGCTTTAAGATTAGgtatcaaattattgatgGGGAAGTTTGATGGGTAAGAGCAAGATGttcagaggaagaagatttccCCAAATCTATGTTCTCGTGATATGTAGGTAGAATTATTTGCCATGAGCAGGAGTGGGTGGGAGTGAGcgaataaaatcaatatgagCTTACCTGGTAGACTGTTCGAAGCTGGGACTGGACTGGGTTTAAGATAGCTAATCAGATATCCAGATAGGAAAAAGGACTCGATAAAGGTACTGCCCGCTGGCTGGAATATGGATCTATCAAGAGACTCCCAACGACTCCCACAGACTTTgcttcaagatcaagatgcTCGCTCCGTAGGGAGTGCTCACCTCTAATAAACCTTGGATACCGGCTCGCCAGTTCTTGACTCCTTGTGAATGGGGATGAAGTGCATACTTAGTGCCTGGTCGTACCCACCCAGCAATACTACCGGCTAACCCATGGACCGACTCGAGACCGGTGATGGAGTCAGTCGTCTGCTCTCTCTCGTCTGTAGAATCTGCAGTGCACAATGCTAATGGCCATCCCGACTATCTCGAGCTTTCTAGTCACACACGTGCTATCTACGACTATATCTACTGGGTGCAGAAAAACTAGCTTTTCTCCTAGTACAAAACTCCTCCATACCTCCATGTGCCATCTTgagaaaaaatcgaaatttaTATCTACCTAGTCCCTGCCTGGTCTAGTCCCTTGCAGCTACCAAGCAAGTAGCATTTCATTTCTCACTACATATCAAGATGCTTATGTAATacgattcattcatttggTGATTCGCCATTCTGGTGTGTAAATTTGGGTAGCTCGGGTACGGTACTTTTACATAGTACATCACAGGTACCTATGATTCGGTTTACACTTTTTTTCCCTCATCCGAATGTTTATCTGTATTCCATATATTCATACACAAACCATTCAAGAAGTTCATTAtcataataaattcaatattgccCATCTGCCTACTTGCAGACTGCGTTGTTTGCATATACTTTGAACACCATCTAGAAAGCAATTTCAATCCTCTCTTCTATGGGCGCAGAACAATCTTCATCGCGTGGTGGGGATACACAGAATAATGGCGGGGTAGTCATGAAAACATGTTACTACGAATTGCTGGGCGTCGAACGGCAGGCTTCAGATGACGAGTAAGAACTTGGATATTGCTTTTCAACTCATTATTCtaagattgattgaatgtGCCTAGGATCAAGAAGGCTTATAGGAAAAAAGCGCTGGAACTTCACCCCGATCGAAATTATGGTAATGTTGAAACTGCCACCGCGAAGTTTGCCGAAGTTCAGTCTGCCTACGAGGTCTTGTCAGATCCGCAAGAAAGAGCCTGGTATGACTCTCATCGATTATCAATCTTAGGAGGCGGCGATCCTGCGGAAGACGACTTTGCGGATAATGTTCGAATAACGAGCGCAGCACACATTATAAGCTTGATTGGAAAATTCGACTCCAGTGTCCCTTTCACGGATGCTCCGAATGGGTTCTTTGGTATACTTCGAGAGACATTCGCAACTCTTGCGAGAGAGGAGAATGCAGCATGCGACTGGGACGGCCTTGAATTGGTCGATTACCCTGATTTTGGGAGCGCTGAGGATAGCTATGAGGATGTAGTCAAATCCTTTTATAGAACTTGGGTGAACTTCACTACGCAGAAGTCATTTTCATGGAAAGACCTCTACCGGACCTCCGATGCGCCGGATAGGGCAACCCGCCGATtgatagagaaagaaaataaaaggtCTCGGGACGAGGCCAAAGCTGAATTCAATGATGCCGTCAGGCATCTCGTTCTATTTGTGCGAAAGAGAGATCCACGCTTTACTCCGAATTCACAAACCCAGGAGGAGAGACAGAAAATATTGCGGGATGCTGCATCAGCCCAGGCAGCTCGTAAGCGAGCGGCAAATCAAGCCAAGATGAACAGTTATGTGGTCCCAGACTGGGCGAAATCAGATGAATCTGAAGGTGTAGTCGAAGAGTCATCCGAAGAGTCCGAGGTTGAAGTAATAGAGTGCGTTGTTTGTAACAAGACATTCAAAAGCGAAAACCAATTTGAAGCACatacaaaaagcaaaaaacaTACCAAAGCTGTACAAGCTATCCAGAAGCAAATGCGCAAAGAGAATAAATCTCTAAACTTAGATACACCCCCGGAACCAAAGGGTAGCGACCTTGATGATGACTTTGAAAGGCTTGAAGTTACTTCAGAAAATGGGAAGTATGGGTCTGCCATCGAAGATGAAActaaagttgaagaagtggaaCCCGCACTATATGATCACGACTCGTATTCCGGTAAATTAGATGGTCCAGCCAAAGATGATTCTGATATCGACAGCCTAAATGATGACTACGCGCCCAGAGAAGCAGTTGAGGAAAGGTTGGCGGCAGCAGTATCGGGAGATGCACTCTCTCTTGAAACCCAAGGTTTAGACTCCGGTCAAAAATCAACCAAAGATGTAGAGCAAGATGCTTTTAGCGATCCTACTCCAAAGAAACCTCTTGGAAAAGCGAAAATAAAACGTGCCAAAAAAGCTGCTCAAAAGGAACCTGCAGGGCTGCAGGGCGAAAATGTAAGTGATCCTCTCTTCAACCATATATCATTTGGCGCTCATGAGATTCCAGTTTAAATGTGCCAATGTGACATGTCATGAGTCTTTCTCCTCAAAGAGTAAACTCTTCAACCATATCAAAGAATTTGGCCACGCCTCGCCCGTACAAAAAGCTAGTAATTcgaaaaagaggaaatagAGGATGGGAGCGAAATGATGAAGTTTAGAGCACTGATTGTGGTTTACTATAGCTTTATACCCTTATTTGTATGTAGAGGCGTTCCAAAGAATGGCAGGTATACTCTCCCCCTGGTCACAAAATTTAATGAGTTTCCTTGTCACAATCACATTGACTAGGCATTCAAATGGTTGTGATCTAACCTTGGAAACAGACATTGAAGATTGATTAATCAGCTTAttcataatttcaaatcaatcaatctgaTGATATGTAAAGGTTACAACACTTGGATGGTATAATTCCATGGTAGTTTTGGTGAAATCCGTTTACATTTCCGTGGCACGCGCATGTGGATCGAACTTGAGCGTTGCTTTTGGAACATGTCTTGAGGATGCAAAATCTCTAGAGCTTGAGACCCGCTGATTCTTTTTCGATCAAATGGGACATTTGGATTAACTCGGGTAGTACAAACGGGTTGGGACTAGAGGTGCATTTCGATTTTCACATGAGATCTTGAACATTGAAAACAATCATGATTGTATTTTGCGATAAGAATGGATTAAGACTAATCTTCTATTAAGATCACCTACTCCGAACACCTTGAATACCTAAATTCCTTTGATTGGTTATTTCCCAGCGCCTTAGGCGTCTAATATGGTatcgtcatcgtcgtcgtcaaATGTTTCAACCTCGTCAATAGCTCCATCTCGCTCTCCACCTAAGCCATACGATGCCGGGTCTGTATCTGCAACGTGAATAACTCCCTTGCCCTGTACCTCTTTGACGGCCCGTCGCCACTCATTCCAGTCATTCTCATCACGTATCAAGAATGCAATAAGCATGCTGGGATCCATCTCCTTTATGTGGAGTCGTCGAAGTCGGCGAGTGTGACACGAGTCAATATCCTCTGTAGTATAGTCTTCCACATTGTCTTTGTACGGAAGTGCTGGTCGTGTTTGATGGGGATCTAGATAGAAGAAATCTGACTCTTGCACACCAATGAAGTAGTGCGAGGAGGATGGGCGACCTCTGTACTAGATTATTATATGACCATGTTAATGAAAACCGGAGTGACTCACCCAGCTATCCCCACAGATTGAGGCATTTGTAAGGAATATTTCAGTGCCTCCCAGTAGACAGGAGTTATCTTGTCGAGGCCCAGCCTCGTACCGACTAGAATGAGAGTCGGGGTGAAGTCTGAGTGATTTGGCTTTGCGATACTCATGAATTTATCTTCATATACGTCCGATCCATCACCCGTGATATACACACGCAGTTCTGATTTGGCTTGGCTATTGGATAAAGCCCTGTAGATGGTCAGCCATTGTTCAAATTCCCCTCGCATAGTATTCTTACTGGATACAGCGCGCAGTAGCAGATGGTCCGAACCACTCTCCAGGATGTTTCCCACATGCACTTGCACCATGCTCGACAAATTTGTGAATAGAGTAAGGGGCTCTTGGATCATCTGCGAATAAAGATAGGATTTTGCGTTCTTCGTTGCTGGATACCCCGCGGCGCCATTCTACGTCATTGTTAGCTAAAACATCGAAGAAAGTGATGATACGGGAACGAACCTCTGCCCATCCTCAGAGTAAGCAATGCGTTTGCCAAGAGGCTTTGTCCGGACCTTATCATGCAACCCCACCCCGTGTCAGATGTAAAGCCTCCTTGGTCGACAAGTTGACTTCTCAATCGTACGGACAGTGACATCGCAGAAAGAGCTTTTGGATCTTGCGACTTAGCTATCGCTGGAAAGTTTGATCGATATGTTAGCCATATCTTGGCTTCGAAATCATCAAGGAACGCGGATGGCCATCCTCCATCTGCGTTAGCTGTATCGCAATTTTGGGAGCCCGAACTTGATTCAAGGCTGCCAACGGTACTATCGGGTGGAGTTGTAACTTCATTGGTAGGTAAAGACTGTGCCGGTAGATAGTGTCCTTCCTGAGGAGGGGAGTCTGTAATCGCTGAAGTGGCTGACTTTTCCAGAATAGGGTATTCTTTTCCTAAACACCAAATAGGTGACTGCGATGCAGTATCGTTTGTAGGCTCGGGATCCCAAAAATACTGGACAAAGCGTTTGTAACGACCTAAATCAGCCGCCGTCATGGTTGAATGCGACTATGATTCGTATTCAAGTCGTGTCGGATGCACATAAGACTTGTAGAGTGTTGTGATAAAGAATGGCGGGGACGGTGAGCTGAGGGGAAAACGGTTAGAATTATTAACGGATGCTATAGTGGAAGTACAGAGccgatggaagaagaagtgtaGTTGAAGTATAAGTATTATAAATAAGTGAGCATTTGATAAGTCGAGAAATGTCGCAGATTGTTTGAAGTATGGGATGAGGTGAGTGCTGCAAGGCGGAGGCAGCTGATGTTCTGATTGATGTTATCACTTAGTAGTCGAATATGATACTTTGTTTGGCCTAGTGCGTTCTTCTGCAAATGTTAGACACGACAACACGACACTTTCAATGCGGAAGTGCATGTGCAGCGACTGGCGGGAGAAGGGCAGCTAGATAGGCTCGGTAGGAACTTGGTTGATGATGCAATGCATTACTAATCTGACAAGAGGGATCACCAGGATATGAAGATGCTGTTAGGTCGACGGGCATCAAGTATTGTCATTGTCTTTACCTTGCCTACGCCGAGCAGGTAACAAGGTACGTACTTATTTCTCCATACCTCTCCTCCTGTACGGAGTGCAACAGACCCACCTTATGATGGTTTCTTATCGATAAGAAGCTGCTGGAGTCATCACCACCTGGGCATCCATATTTACTCAAAAGCCGACTGGCGCGAGTGCAGTCTCCACAAATTCCAAGCATCTTACTGGCTTGAAAAAAAGCTCCTAGTACACATTTTCGTACAGCGTACGAGTAGTAATCTACACGAGCAGTCTCGCAGCAACAATACCAACCAGTACCTAAGCTGCCTACCCTGTAGCCTAACACACTCATTACTAGGTTATTCACTTACCACTTGAATTGTCCTCATTGATGGCAaaactttcttcatcttttcgtATCCGGAATTAATATTCGTCATAAGGATCTGTACATCAGTATACCATCCGTAGAACTTTGATTCTATCGACAATTTCATTGTGCTGTGATAGCACCAGCTATGCCGCGAAACAAACGGGGTGGCGCTCGTGGGAGGGGCAAGTTCAGTTCACCCAGAGGTGGTCGCGGAACTCCCACTCCTGGAACCTCTTTCATACCATTCGCCGGCGCATATGTTCCTCAAAGGCCTCAGACTGGTAATGTTTACACATCCTCTATACGAATAATGCTAGGCGAATGCGAATGCAATTGCCACTGTTCTAGCAGACTTGTTGATCAATGCTAACAAAATTGGTATATTGTAGGTTTTACCCTTCAAGAAGAAGCTCGGAATACTGAACGTCATCACTCATTTTGGAACTCTGATCAAAGGTTAAGGGATACGAAAGTGAGCTTTGTTAGCGCCGGGGAATTCAATCCACCAGATCTTGTTAAAGATTCTGAGGAGGCGCTGGCTGGAATGAGCTTGGAATCTACAGAGCCACCCACGGAAAACTTGAACCAAGATGTGAAAATGGCGAGTCACGAAGCAAATATGGCTGCACCCTCTTCGTTGTTCATGCTAGATACCGATGGTGGCAACCGTGTTGAGACAGGTCTTGCACCACCGCGTTTGCGCTCAATATCTCCAGCTCGGTCAGACTCAAGCGAAGAAGTCATTCTTTTTCACGGACGTGGTCAAGTAAGGATCGAACATGATCCCCAAACAAGCGCAGATACCATAGATGCTAGGATCAAGTTCTTGGATGATAAACTTCTTGAGCAAGAAAAACTGTTGGAAGAAGCTTTAGATGAGAAGGAGGCATCTTTAGAGTCTATTCCACCCGAGCTGGCACAAGCATTGAACAAGGAGATGTTTCTGGACACAATACCACACAAGGTAACAAATTCACCATCCCCTGATTTTGAGGCAATTTTACCCAAGCGTCAAAACAAAAATCGCGGTCAAGGTCACACTAGGCGAGGTAGAAAAGCGGCTGGCAGAATCGATGAAAGTGACGAAGAGGATGCCATGATTGCAGATTACATTGCGAACATGGACCAGGAACATACTATGTCTGATGTCGACCAGACATTCAACAAACGTGAGTTAGGGGCCGATGACGACGCTGCTTGGGAAGATGATTCTTCTGTTAAAGACACTCCAGAGTTTAACGGACGTCACGGATGGGGTCGGACAGAATTGCAGGATCTTGACGACCTAAGCACATCGGATGAGGCAAGGGGCAAAGTCGAAACAATTTTATCAAAGAGGCATCGTGTTGGTGGCGTGCAGTACTTGGTCGTCTGGGAACATCAGGATGTAGACGAAGCCAGGTGGGTTCCTTTGGATGTTCTACAGGATTCCGGGGCATTGCCTCTCATTGAGGTTTTCGAAGCTGAAGAGAAGTTGGTCGCCGAATTCGAAAGTAATGGAGACGAAGACAGTGATGATTCAGACGATTTTGTCGATGGAGGTGATGACGACCATGATGACGAGCAGGATCTAGTTCAAAGGAGGATCGCgaaaatgaatgatgagCAGATTGCAAGACTGATAAGTAAGCAAGAGGAGCTTGGTATGGGCGGAGATGAAATTCTActatttgatgatgaagtcgatgatgaagatgaagacatgGAAGCCTCCACAATTGATCTTAGTAATTTCATACTTTCGGGCAGGAGAGGCAGAAAGGAAAGACAGCGGCGCCAGGGCGAATTTCCATCTGCAACTCCATTGGCCGATGCTTACGACGGATTTGATGTAATGGATTTTGATCGACCAAGTCTCAAAAAGAAACCTAAGGGTCGCAAGGGCAAGCTGATACTAGACGACATCTCGGATTCAGAACTCGAGGCCTCTATGCAATCAGCTTGGGTCAATGATCGCGtcaagaaaaaggaaagaaagcaagaacGTGAAGCATTACGTGCACGAGGTTTACTGACTGGCAAGAATGGCAAGCCTGATATGAAGGCAAGGTACAAGGAAGGAATGGGTATTGAGGATGTCAAGGAAGAAATTAAGGAGTTCCTGAAGGGTGACAATACTACGTCAGTATATTTTCCA
It encodes:
- the Bcjjj1 gene encoding Bcjjj1, giving the protein MGAEQSSSRGGDTQNNGGVVMKTCYYELLGVERQASDDEIKKAYRKKALELHPDRNYGNVETATAKFAEVQSAYEVLSDPQERAWYDSHRLSILGGGDPAEDDFADNVRITSAAHIISLIGKFDSSVPFTDAPNGFFGILRETFATLAREENAACDWDGLELVDYPDFGSAEDSYEDVVKSFYRTWVNFTTQKSFSWKDLYRTSDAPDRATRRLIEKENKRSRDEAKAEFNDAVRHLVLFVRKRDPRFTPNSQTQEERQKILRDAASAQAARKRAANQAKMNSYVVPDWAKSDESEGVVEESSEESEVEVIECVVCNKTFKSENQFEAHTKSKKHTKAVQAIQKQMRKENKSLNLDTPPEPKGSDLDDDFERLEVTSENGKYGSAIEDETKVEEVEPALYDHDSYSGKLDGPAKDDSDIDSLNDDYAPREAVEERLAAAVSGDALSLETQGLDSGQKSTKDVEQDAFSDPTPKKPLGKAKIKRAKKAAQKEPAGLQGENFKCANVTCHESFSSKSKLFNHIKEFGHASPVQKASNSKKRK
- the Bcsqs1 gene encoding Bcsqs1, encoding MPRNKRGGARGRGKFSSPRGGRGTPTPGTSFIPFAGAYVPQRPQTGFTLQEEARNTERHHSFWNSDQRLRDTKVSFVSAGEFNPPDLVKDSEEALAGMSLESTEPPTENLNQDVKMASHEANMAAPSSLFMLDTDGGNRVETGLAPPRLRSISPARSDSSEEVILFHGRGQVRIEHDPQTSADTIDARIKFLDDKLLEQEKLLEEALDEKEASLESIPPELAQALNKEMFLDTIPHKVTNSPSPDFEAILPKRQNKNRGQGHTRRGRKAAGRIDESDEEDAMIADYIANMDQEHTMSDVDQTFNKRELGADDDAAWEDDSSVKDTPEFNGRHGWGRTELQDLDDLSTSDEARGKVETILSKRHRVGGVQYLVVWEHQDVDEARWVPLDVLQDSGALPLIEVFEAEEKLVAEFESNGDEDSDDSDDFVDGGDDDHDDEQDLVQRRIAKMNDEQIARLISKQEELGMGGDEILLFDDEVDDEDEDMEASTIDLSNFILSGRRGRKERQRRQGEFPSATPLADAYDGFDVMDFDRPSLKKKPKGRKGKLILDDISDSELEASMQSAWVNDRVKKKERKQEREALRARGLLTGKNGKPDMKARYKEGMGIEDVKEEIKEFLKGDNTTLSLPAMDKADRKFVHEIANAFKLKSKSAGLGNKRYPILYRTSRTTVYGERAYEAAASKLSRRFLPRNDVGGRRAGAAPKRGARGGGGGFGGGFGAASYRDGDVVGASAPELGVENKGRAMLEKMGWSAGTALGALDNKGILQPVSHVVKTTKAGLG